In the Lampris incognitus isolate fLamInc1 chromosome 11, fLamInc1.hap2, whole genome shotgun sequence genome, one interval contains:
- the vtcn1 gene encoding V-set domain-containing T-cell activation inhibitor 1: MSKLGQIIFRSEEPLKPSEVSITWEKEGLSGVVYKYRDGFADLDGQSRLFQGRTQLFTEAIASGNASLLLRSVRTLDSGTYSCTVQAPNGGGSVTIHLKTAAFSAPVFTNKEDILTAEAPRWFPKPDVMWHDHNGNIMNASTNFSRNSAGIFYVVSAVQSVTIPNSYSCTIRNNLVVAVADATITESGVSGRTFFTFSAAPVILTFTHLKMMTTVLLAIYYMI; encoded by the exons ATGTCTAAACTGGGGCAGATCATCTTCAGGAG TGAGGAGCCGTTGAAACCCAGCGAGGTGTCAATCACCTGGGAGAAGGAGGGGCTAAGCGGAGTGGTTTACAAGTATCGTGATGGATTCGCCGATCTCGACGGCCAGAGCCGTCTGTTCCAGGGGAGGACACAGCTGTTCACCGAGGCTATCGCCAGCGGAAATGCCTCTCTATTGCTGAGGAGCGTCAGGACTCTCGACAGTGGCACCTACAGTTGCACAGTTCAGGCCCCTAACGGAGGGGGATCTGTCACCATTCACCTCAAAACGGCAG CCTTCTCAGCTCCTGTATTCACAAACAAGGAGGACATTTTGACAGCCGAGGCACCAAGATGGTTCCCGAAACCAGATGTGATGTGGCATGACCATAACGGGAACATCATGAACGCAAGCACTAATTTTTCCCGGAACTCTGCAGGGATATTCTATGTAGTTAGTGCCGTGCAATCAGTCACCATTCCCAATTCCTATTCCTGCACCATCAGAAACAATTTGGTGGTCGCTGTCGCTGATGCAACCATAACAG AGTCTGGAGTTTCTGGTAGGACTTTCTTCACCTTCAGTGCTGCACCAGTCATCCTGACATTTACACATCTGAAGATGATGACCACTGTCCTGCTCGCTATCTATTATATGATCTga